A stretch of Carnobacterium iners DNA encodes these proteins:
- the lacC gene encoding tagatose-6-phosphate kinase: protein MTKSILAVTMNPSVDISYPLETLQLNSVNRVTEVTKTAGGKGLNVARVLHQLHSPVIASGILGGTIGQFIEKKLDETKIKHNFMPINQESRNCIAILHDDMQQTEILETGPLLDEQDEANFLIHFENSLDNISVVTISGSLPKGLSTELYTKMIEIASIREIPVVLDSSGKPLKVSLSGRHKPFLIKPNQEEIAQLIEKPIHDLVELQEVLTINSLFKGVEWIVISLGADGALVKHNEEFFRLTIPKIDVVNPVGSGDSTVAGLASAIAAGTDDVEVMKTGMTTGMLNTMEKQTGFINNELFNEYYQKISLKKLN from the coding sequence ATGACTAAGTCAATTTTAGCTGTTACGATGAATCCATCTGTAGATATTTCATATCCTTTAGAAACACTTCAGTTGAACAGTGTCAATAGAGTGACAGAAGTAACCAAGACGGCTGGTGGAAAAGGGTTAAACGTTGCACGAGTGCTGCATCAACTTCATTCTCCAGTTATTGCCTCTGGTATTTTAGGAGGAACAATTGGTCAATTTATCGAAAAGAAATTAGATGAAACTAAGATTAAACACAACTTTATGCCGATTAATCAAGAATCACGTAATTGCATTGCTATTTTGCATGACGATATGCAACAAACAGAAATACTGGAAACGGGTCCTCTATTGGATGAACAAGATGAAGCTAATTTTTTAATTCATTTTGAAAATAGCTTAGATAATATATCTGTTGTGACGATATCTGGTAGCCTACCTAAAGGATTAAGCACAGAGTTATATACAAAAATGATTGAAATTGCCTCAATCAGAGAAATTCCTGTTGTGTTAGATAGCTCTGGTAAACCCTTGAAAGTTAGTTTATCTGGTAGACATAAGCCATTTTTAATCAAGCCAAATCAAGAAGAAATTGCTCAACTGATAGAAAAACCAATCCATGATTTAGTTGAATTACAAGAAGTTCTAACAATAAACTCTTTATTTAAAGGTGTGGAGTGGATTGTCATTTCCCTTGGGGCAGATGGTGCTCTTGTAAAGCATAATGAAGAATTTTTCCGATTAACCATTCCTAAAATAGACGTGGTTAATCCTGTTGGTTCAGGAGATTCAACAGTAGCTGGATTAGCGAGTGCTATTGCAGCTGGCACTGACGACGTTGAAGTGATGAAAACAGGTATGACAACAGGCATGTTAAATACCATGGAAAAACAAACTGGTTTTATTAACAATGAGTTATTTAATGAGTATTATCAAAAAATTTCGCTAAAAAAATTAAACTAA
- a CDS encoding EAL domain-containing protein gives MDAFQLYFQPKVNVQNDQVLGYEVLLRNTHHCPCYPASDMEDIINNQQKHALFLTWFQKELTEIVVSFPMLNFSINLAPKQLLYRETHLFLSAMQPFKKQLGIEITEAPILFVEIAHFSNVKMIDSYLECALSSIKEKGYTLSLDDVGSGRNSLEQVLKYVKHINQIKFSLVKYAHKGMDDETIKLFLKAWKNFAESYHLELVIEGIEDQLTSNAFKEQGILLQQGYHFGKPSKSFKSEVYQ, from the coding sequence ATGGACGCTTTTCAGCTCTATTTCCAACCAAAAGTAAATGTGCAAAATGATCAAGTTCTTGGTTACGAAGTTTTATTGAGGAACACACACCATTGTCCTTGTTATCCTGCTTCCGATATGGAGGATATTATCAACAATCAACAAAAACACGCTCTTTTTTTAACTTGGTTTCAAAAAGAATTAACAGAGATAGTGGTATCATTTCCAATGTTAAATTTTTCTATCAATCTAGCACCAAAACAGTTACTTTATAGAGAAACGCATCTTTTCTTGAGCGCAATGCAACCATTTAAAAAACAGTTGGGTATAGAAATAACAGAAGCACCCATACTTTTTGTTGAAATAGCTCATTTTTCGAACGTTAAAATGATTGATAGTTATTTGGAATGTGCCCTCTCATCAATAAAGGAAAAAGGATACACTCTTTCTTTAGATGACGTAGGCTCGGGGCGAAATTCGCTAGAACAAGTTCTAAAATATGTTAAACACATCAATCAAATAAAATTTTCGTTAGTAAAGTATGCCCACAAAGGAATGGACGATGAAACAATTAAACTTTTTTTAAAAGCTTGGAAAAATTTCGCAGAAAGCTATCATTTGGAATTGGTAATAGAAGGTATTGAAGATCAGTTGACTAGCAATGCTTTTAAAGAACAAGGAATTCTTCTCCAACAAGGTTATCACTTTGGCAAACCATCAAAGAGTTTCAAATCTGAGGTCTATCAATAA
- the lacD gene encoding tagatose-bisphosphate aldolase: protein MRQMTPNKLAALKSLSNERGVIAALAIDQRGSLKKMLAAAANKPANEEDIVEFKKVISSELTPYSTAILLDPEYGLPASKLRADGTGLLVAYEKTGYDATEPGRLPDLLEEWSVYRLKEAGADAIKFLLYYDIDEDQKINDYKHVYMERLGSECAAEDIPFFLELVSYDAKNDDAKSPEYAKVKPHKVNEMMKEFSKPQYKVDVLKVEVPVNMAYVEGFNGDNTPVYTKEEAKQYFVEQTEATELPFIFLSAGVSAKMFQDTLTFAHAAGSQFNGVLCGRATWANGIEVFAKDGEKAGKEWMNTVGKKNIEELNAVLAETAVSYFDKIK from the coding sequence ATGAGACAAATGACGCCAAATAAATTAGCAGCTCTTAAATCATTATCAAATGAAAGAGGCGTAATCGCAGCATTAGCAATCGATCAACGCGGTTCACTTAAAAAAATGTTAGCTGCAGCAGCAAACAAACCCGCTAACGAAGAAGACATTGTTGAATTCAAAAAAGTCATTTCTTCAGAATTGACACCTTATTCTACTGCAATTTTGTTAGACCCAGAATACGGTTTACCTGCATCAAAATTACGTGCAGACGGAACAGGTCTATTGGTAGCCTATGAAAAAACAGGCTACGACGCTACTGAACCAGGTCGTCTACCAGATTTATTAGAAGAATGGTCTGTCTATCGCTTAAAAGAAGCTGGCGCAGATGCGATTAAATTCTTATTGTATTATGATATTGATGAAGATCAAAAAATCAATGACTATAAACACGTTTATATGGAAAGACTTGGATCAGAATGTGCTGCAGAAGATATCCCATTCTTCTTAGAGTTGGTTTCTTACGATGCAAAAAATGATGATGCTAAGAGTCCAGAATATGCTAAAGTAAAACCTCATAAAGTAAATGAAATGATGAAAGAATTCTCTAAACCTCAATATAAAGTAGACGTATTAAAAGTTGAAGTGCCTGTAAATATGGCTTATGTTGAAGGATTTAATGGAGACAACACACCTGTATACACTAAAGAAGAAGCAAAACAATACTTCGTTGAGCAAACTGAAGCAACTGAATTGCCGTTTATCTTTTTAAGTGCGGGTGTATCTGCTAAAATGTTCCAAGATACGTTAACATTTGCTCATGCAGCAGGATCTCAATTCAATGGTGTTTTATGTGGCCGCGCAACTTGGGCTAACGGAATCGAAGTCTTCGCTAAAGATGGCGAAAAAGCTGGTAAAGAGTGGATGAATACAGTCGGTAAGAAAAACATTGAAGAATTAAACGCTGTATTAGCAGAAACGGCTGTTTCATATTTTGATAAAATTAAATAA
- the lacA gene encoding galactose-6-phosphate isomerase subunit LacA — MKIALGSDKKGFELKETIKHYLQEQNYTVVDTTKEPAEDFIESSKLVSSAVLEGKADRGIMFDEFGAGSFMASNKIKGMITANVTEERTAHMTTEHNGAKAIALGAGVVGVALAKSIVDSYLGIEYAGGRHQVRVDMLEKMI; from the coding sequence ATGAAAATAGCATTAGGTTCAGATAAAAAAGGCTTTGAATTAAAAGAAACGATTAAACACTATCTTCAAGAACAAAATTATACCGTTGTGGATACAACAAAAGAACCAGCTGAAGATTTCATTGAGTCTTCAAAATTAGTTTCTAGTGCCGTATTGGAAGGTAAAGCAGATCGTGGCATTATGTTTGATGAATTTGGAGCTGGTTCATTTATGGCTAGTAACAAGATTAAAGGTATGATTACAGCCAACGTAACAGAAGAACGGACAGCACATATGACAACTGAACATAATGGAGCAAAAGCAATTGCTCTTGGGGCTGGAGTTGTTGGGGTAGCATTAGCAAAAAGTATTGTCGATTCTTATTTAGGAATTGAATATGCTGGTGGACGTCACCAAGTTCGTGTAGACATGCTTGAAAAAATGATTTAA
- a CDS encoding GGDEF domain-containing protein, with protein MMSYLGIKLIPNERNFILNKKQKILIFLFAGLTSFIVMSFSLDLPENMKIDLRHVIIIFLVHYFGPTFSIPITIFVSILRLYWGVNQASVLSATAYILIGVILSVLYKYLPTFINRCATLILFNTLFVVTAGFNVYYLTGNILFSLNVFFLFWLISTTVVVLEKLFVDDMIRNRQMYLSEKEYAKRDYLTGLLNMREFNRQWQLNQKNDTYYNTAFLMLDVDHFKLINDTYGHPNGNLVLQQLAMILRINAPDTEQIYRIGGEEFCLILTNYTASELNDLAEKVRAVVASNPFKLEEDNSVEVTVSIGLASTGNKDLKKLYRLADRCLYQAKDQGRNRVVALSM; from the coding sequence ATGATGTCTTACTTAGGCATTAAACTCATTCCTAATGAAAGAAATTTTATTCTAAATAAAAAACAGAAAATATTGATTTTCTTATTTGCAGGATTAACAAGTTTTATTGTGATGTCTTTTTCTTTGGATTTGCCGGAAAATATGAAAATTGATTTGAGACATGTGATTATCATATTCTTAGTTCATTATTTTGGACCTACATTTTCTATTCCAATAACTATTTTTGTTTCAATTTTGCGACTCTATTGGGGAGTCAATCAAGCTTCTGTTTTGTCCGCTACGGCTTATATTTTAATAGGGGTTATATTATCGGTTCTATACAAATATCTGCCTACCTTTATTAATAGATGTGCAACATTGATTTTATTTAATACTCTTTTTGTAGTAACAGCTGGCTTTAATGTTTATTATTTAACTGGAAATATCTTGTTCAGTCTTAATGTATTCTTTTTATTTTGGCTAATTTCTACTACAGTAGTTGTCTTAGAAAAATTGTTTGTTGATGATATGATACGAAATCGGCAAATGTATTTAAGCGAAAAAGAATATGCAAAACGAGATTATTTGACAGGGTTACTAAATATGCGAGAGTTCAATAGACAATGGCAGTTAAATCAGAAAAATGATACTTATTACAATACTGCATTTTTGATGCTAGATGTTGATCATTTTAAACTAATTAATGATACATATGGACATCCAAATGGCAATTTAGTTTTACAGCAGTTAGCGATGATTTTGAGGATAAATGCTCCAGATACTGAGCAGATTTACCGTATAGGTGGAGAAGAATTCTGCCTCATTTTAACTAATTATACAGCTAGTGAGTTAAATGATTTAGCTGAAAAGGTAAGAGCGGTCGTTGCTTCAAACCCCTTTAAACTTGAAGAGGATAACAGTGTAGAAGTCACTGTTTCGATAGGGTTAGCTTCAACTGGAAATAAAGATTTAAAAAAACTGTATCGTTTAGCAGATCGTTGTTTGTATCAAGCTAAGGATCAAGGTAGAAATAGAGTAGTTGCTTTATCGATGTAA
- the lacB gene encoding galactose-6-phosphate isomerase subunit LacB, with protein MIIAIGNDHIVTDVKITISNFLKEQGHEVIDVGAYDTSRTHYPIFGKKVGELVSNKTADRGIVLCGTGVGITVAANKNDGVRAALVSNATITKYVTEELHANVIGFGGTTVGKFLAEDIVATFLNTEYKETAENKKLIEKIDNLAPKNEEQHSPDFFKKELDLWDEGYYHD; from the coding sequence ATGATTATTGCAATAGGAAACGATCATATCGTAACAGACGTAAAAATAACTATTTCTAACTTTCTAAAAGAGCAAGGACACGAGGTAATTGATGTAGGAGCTTATGATACGAGCCGGACACACTATCCGATTTTTGGTAAAAAAGTTGGCGAACTCGTTAGCAACAAAACAGCGGATAGAGGGATTGTTTTATGTGGGACAGGTGTCGGTATCACAGTAGCTGCGAATAAAAACGATGGTGTCCGTGCTGCACTAGTTAGCAATGCTACAATCACTAAATACGTAACAGAAGAATTGCATGCAAATGTCATTGGCTTCGGTGGAACAACGGTTGGTAAATTCTTAGCTGAAGATATCGTTGCGACATTCTTGAATACTGAGTACAAAGAGACAGCTGAAAACAAAAAGCTGATTGAAAAAATTGACAATCTTGCACCAAAAAATGAAGAACAACACAGCCCTGATTTTTTTAAAAAAGAGTTAGACTTATGGGATGAAGGCTATTACCACGACTAA
- a CDS encoding cytochrome c biogenesis CcdA family protein, whose amino-acid sequence MDHSLSRIIKEAKTIETDVTLWVAFGAGVLSFLSPCALPLLPLYISYITGKNIQEVKENKSFKFKKNVLLHSLVFLSGVSVVYISLGLGMSYLGDAFSQLMTGSISLLLQRFAGLLIIFMGLLTTGLLKFPALLGDYRFLKANKTVSFSSTFLVGLGFAAGWTPCIGPIFSSILLLGTAVGSPPLLYLIMYVVGFSLPFLLVSFFITKLKNILKYSDLIMKIGGVVLILLGILLLTGTLESISEWVARLLEGTKFELLG is encoded by the coding sequence ATGGATCATAGTCTTAGTCGTATTATTAAGGAGGCAAAAACAATCGAAACGGACGTAACATTATGGGTAGCTTTTGGTGCAGGAGTATTATCATTTTTATCTCCATGTGCACTTCCGCTATTGCCTTTATATATTTCCTATATCACAGGGAAAAATATTCAAGAAGTGAAAGAAAATAAATCATTTAAATTTAAAAAGAATGTCTTATTGCATTCTTTAGTATTCCTATCAGGAGTATCGGTTGTTTATATTAGTCTTGGTTTAGGAATGAGTTACTTAGGGGATGCTTTTAGTCAGTTGATGACTGGTTCAATTAGTCTACTATTGCAGCGATTTGCTGGTTTATTAATTATTTTTATGGGACTCCTAACTACTGGACTCCTTAAATTTCCGGCTTTGTTAGGAGATTACCGATTTTTAAAAGCCAATAAAACGGTTAGTTTTTCTTCTACATTTTTAGTAGGATTAGGCTTTGCTGCAGGTTGGACGCCTTGTATCGGACCAATCTTTTCTTCTATCTTATTATTAGGAACAGCAGTCGGTTCTCCTCCGTTACTTTATCTAATTATGTATGTAGTCGGTTTTTCATTACCCTTTTTATTGGTTTCTTTCTTTATAACTAAGTTAAAAAACATCTTGAAATACAGTGATTTAATTATGAAAATTGGTGGAGTTGTTTTAATTTTATTAGGTATTTTACTATTGACAGGTACCTTAGAAAGTATATCCGAATGGGTAGCCCGTTTATTAGAAGGAACAAAATTTGAATTATTAGGATAA
- a CDS encoding TlpA family protein disulfide reductase: protein MKKIIWAILGLVLIFVLVDFGYDFAQERKDEKQAASDARMQQEESQSKQVLEEGNNSGQLAYEFEAEDMAGSMVKLSDYRGKKVFLNFWASWCPPCKVEMPHLKEFSETQEDVVVLGVNVTTSETDLANAQLFLDEFDVDYPNVYGTQKMFNLYRVQSLPTSYIIDSQGVIQERIVGPVTKDVLTTKFDLVK from the coding sequence TTGAAAAAAATAATTTGGGCTATTTTAGGACTGGTACTTATTTTTGTTCTTGTCGATTTTGGCTATGACTTTGCTCAAGAGAGAAAAGATGAAAAACAAGCAGCTTCAGATGCTAGAATGCAACAAGAAGAAAGCCAATCAAAACAAGTCCTTGAAGAAGGCAATAACTCAGGGCAATTAGCTTACGAATTTGAAGCAGAAGATATGGCTGGGAGCATGGTAAAGCTATCAGATTATCGTGGAAAAAAGGTATTCTTAAACTTTTGGGCAAGTTGGTGTCCTCCTTGTAAAGTAGAGATGCCACATTTAAAAGAATTTTCTGAAACGCAAGAAGATGTGGTTGTATTAGGCGTGAATGTGACAACGTCAGAAACCGATCTTGCAAATGCTCAGCTATTTCTAGACGAATTTGATGTTGATTACCCAAATGTTTATGGCACGCAAAAAATGTTTAATTTATACCGCGTTCAATCCTTGCCAACATCTTATATTATTGATAGTCAAGGAGTTATTCAAGAGAGAATCGTAGGACCAGTAACAAAAGACGTCTTAACAACAAAATTTGATTTAGTTAAGTAA
- a CDS encoding thioredoxin family protein yields the protein MNIFPQAKSLKEILEFIEEHRFSFVYISRENCSVCHSVQPQVQEILKEFPTIHPIQVSADDVPEVAGQFTVFTVPALLLFVEGKETIREARFVVMDDLHDKFTRVVENH from the coding sequence ATGAATATATTCCCACAAGCTAAATCATTAAAAGAAATTTTAGAGTTTATTGAAGAACACCGCTTTTCATTTGTTTATATCTCGCGAGAAAATTGCAGTGTGTGCCATTCTGTTCAACCACAAGTACAAGAAATACTGAAGGAGTTTCCAACGATTCACCCAATTCAAGTGAGTGCAGATGATGTTCCAGAGGTAGCAGGCCAATTCACGGTCTTTACAGTTCCAGCATTATTACTTTTTGTAGAAGGAAAAGAAACAATCAGAGAAGCCCGTTTTGTAGTAATGGACGATTTGCATGATAAGTTTACACGTGTTGTCGAAAATCATTAA
- a CDS encoding DUF4867 family protein: MKKIDAIRKENQTYTIYDVTSPEFKAYGAILEGYDIAGIKEYAEKAIDVPKEGNSYSPSNSELETFKIIKEIKADIYAGLPIEAGECAGNNTSFSAYEYHQGSEVNIVLTDVLMVLGKREQAVDGVFNAQKDAKVFYVPAGTIIEMYGATLHYSPCIVDESGFKVIVILIKGSNEPFEGEFETKNKEIVKTNKFQLVHETRKDKIAEGVKIGLVGELIVLKPVH, encoded by the coding sequence GTGAAAAAAATAGACGCTATTCGTAAAGAAAATCAAACGTATACGATTTATGATGTAACTAGTCCAGAATTTAAAGCATACGGAGCTATTCTTGAAGGCTATGATATAGCAGGTATTAAAGAATACGCAGAAAAAGCGATTGATGTTCCTAAAGAAGGAAACAGTTATTCTCCATCTAATAGTGAATTAGAAACATTCAAAATCATTAAAGAAATAAAAGCAGATATTTATGCAGGGCTGCCAATAGAAGCTGGCGAGTGTGCGGGTAACAACACCTCATTTTCAGCATATGAGTACCATCAAGGTAGCGAAGTAAATATTGTTTTAACAGACGTTTTAATGGTATTAGGCAAAAGAGAACAAGCAGTAGATGGCGTTTTTAATGCGCAAAAAGACGCAAAAGTTTTTTATGTTCCAGCAGGTACTATAATCGAGATGTACGGCGCCACGCTTCACTACAGCCCTTGTATCGTAGATGAATCTGGATTCAAGGTGATTGTTATTTTAATTAAAGGATCAAACGAACCATTTGAAGGCGAATTCGAGACTAAAAATAAGGAAATTGTTAAAACAAACAAATTTCAATTGGTACATGAAACGAGAAAAGATAAAATAGCAGAAGGGGTCAAAATTGGCTTGGTTGGAGAATTAATCGTTCTTAAACCAGTTCATTAA
- a CDS encoding aldose 1-epimerase family protein → MITIENEYLTVVIKEKGAELAKVYNKVDAFDYLWTGNSQYWGRQAPILFPIIGKLNEDAYTIGEKEYTMSQHGFAREFDFELVSQSDKQALFSLSANEQTKKMYPFDFKLQITYLLEEKNLAVHYSVENLSETIKLPFSLGAHPGFNIPLNNDGVFSDYQLTFEPALKNSVNVLEIDDGPFPFITGNNKELALTKENVLELDYQTFDNGLLIIDENVASVTLSSPLSKNSITLEVSEFPYLTLWTVENKKAPFLCIEPFYGLPDQIGKIGDLYDKKGNCILATSDTKKMTFSMTFK, encoded by the coding sequence ATGATTACGATTGAAAATGAGTATTTGACTGTTGTTATTAAAGAAAAAGGTGCAGAGCTTGCGAAGGTTTATAATAAAGTGGATGCCTTTGACTACCTTTGGACCGGAAACAGCCAGTACTGGGGAAGACAGGCCCCTATTTTATTTCCTATTATCGGTAAACTAAATGAAGATGCTTATACTATCGGAGAAAAAGAATACACAATGAGTCAACACGGCTTCGCTAGAGAGTTTGATTTTGAACTTGTCAGTCAAAGTGACAAACAAGCATTGTTTTCTTTATCAGCAAATGAACAGACTAAAAAAATGTATCCTTTTGATTTCAAGTTACAAATCACCTATCTATTAGAAGAAAAAAATCTTGCTGTTCACTATAGCGTTGAAAATCTCAGCGAAACGATTAAACTACCTTTTTCTTTAGGTGCTCACCCCGGATTTAATATCCCTTTAAATAATGACGGAGTCTTTTCAGATTATCAGTTGACCTTTGAGCCAGCTTTAAAAAATTCTGTTAACGTCTTAGAAATTGATGATGGACCTTTTCCATTTATTACAGGAAACAACAAAGAGTTAGCTTTAACAAAAGAGAACGTATTGGAATTAGACTATCAAACGTTTGACAACGGCTTGTTAATTATCGACGAAAATGTTGCGAGTGTTACTTTATCTAGTCCTCTTTCTAAGAATAGTATTACATTAGAAGTAAGTGAGTTCCCTTACTTAACCCTATGGACCGTTGAAAATAAAAAAGCACCTTTCTTATGTATTGAACCGTTTTACGGATTGCCTGACCAAATTGGTAAAATAGGCGATTTGTACGACAAAAAAGGCAATTGTATTTTAGCTACTTCAGATACTAAAAAAATGACGTTTTCAATGACGTTCAAATAA
- a CDS encoding rhodanese-like domain-containing protein: MYQSISMPEFAQEWKKTTRPLVDVRELDEWENGHIEWAIHLPLSDFPNLNDRLEKGKEYFVMCHSGGRSAMACQYLAKDGFTVTNIMGGMSAWRGDVV, from the coding sequence ATGTATCAATCTATTTCAATGCCAGAATTTGCACAAGAGTGGAAAAAAACAACGCGTCCTTTGGTTGATGTTCGTGAGCTAGACGAGTGGGAAAATGGTCATATTGAATGGGCTATCCATTTACCCCTTAGTGATTTTCCGAATTTAAACGACAGACTTGAAAAAGGGAAAGAGTATTTTGTTATGTGTCATTCAGGCGGACGTTCCGCAATGGCCTGTCAATACCTAGCTAAAGATGGATTCACTGTTACGAATATCATGGGCGGTATGTCTGCATGGAGAGGCGACGTTGTCTAA
- a CDS encoding FAD-dependent oxidoreductase, whose protein sequence is MKIVIIGGVAGGMSAATRLRRLNETAEIIVLEKGPYVSFANCGLPYYIAGEIEERSDLLVQTPEQLHARFGLDVRPNSEAMFIDSDKKEVEVKSEEGTYTLSYDKLILSPGSKAFVPPAEGLAEAENVFTLRSVPDVDKIMNHVEKLNPKKAVVIGAGFIGLEMAESLVNRGIHVTIIEKAPHVLPPFDEEMAAYLTKELERNGVKLHTNLAASAFKEKGRIVVLENGEELESDLTLMSVGVIPETTVAKTANIQTGIRGGIVVDSNYETSVKDIYAVGDAIIVKQQITGEETMIALASPANRQGRQVADVISGLNRKNKGSIGTAIVRVFAVVAASTGLNERQLKQSGLEYDVVHVQGKNHAGYYPNASTILLKLLFNAATGKIYGAQSIGEDGVDKRIDIIATAIKGELTVEDLPELEFTYAPPFGSAKDPVNMAGYAATNMMEGLSESVQWHELERMQEEGWLLLDVRTESELATDGKLKDALNIPLDDLRERLDELPKEQPIIVSCQSGLRSYIAERILKQNGFTAKNLDGAFALYSVVNSEKVAN, encoded by the coding sequence ATGAAAATTGTTATTATTGGTGGAGTAGCCGGTGGAATGTCTGCGGCAACAAGATTGAGACGTTTAAATGAAACAGCAGAAATTATTGTATTAGAAAAAGGACCGTATGTATCATTCGCCAACTGTGGTTTGCCTTATTATATTGCAGGTGAAATAGAAGAAAGAAGCGACTTATTGGTCCAAACACCAGAACAATTGCATGCACGTTTTGGATTAGATGTACGTCCTAATAGTGAAGCCATGTTTATTGATTCTGATAAAAAAGAAGTTGAAGTGAAATCTGAAGAAGGAACGTATACGTTATCTTACGATAAATTAATTCTTTCTCCTGGATCTAAAGCATTTGTACCACCAGCTGAAGGGTTAGCTGAAGCTGAAAATGTCTTCACTTTACGTTCTGTACCGGATGTAGATAAAATTATGAATCACGTAGAAAAACTTAATCCTAAAAAAGCAGTTGTTATTGGAGCTGGCTTTATCGGTTTAGAGATGGCAGAAAGTTTGGTCAATCGTGGTATCCATGTCACTATTATTGAAAAAGCACCACACGTATTGCCACCTTTTGATGAAGAAATGGCTGCTTATTTAACAAAAGAATTAGAAAGAAATGGTGTTAAATTGCATACCAATCTTGCAGCGAGTGCTTTTAAAGAAAAAGGCCGCATAGTTGTATTGGAAAATGGCGAAGAATTAGAAAGTGATTTAACATTAATGTCTGTAGGGGTTATTCCAGAGACAACTGTTGCAAAAACAGCTAATATCCAAACAGGTATTCGTGGTGGAATTGTGGTAGATTCAAATTACGAAACAAGTGTTAAAGATATTTATGCCGTTGGTGATGCCATTATTGTTAAACAACAAATTACTGGTGAAGAGACAATGATTGCCTTAGCTTCACCTGCCAACCGTCAAGGTAGACAAGTTGCCGATGTGATTAGCGGGCTAAATAGAAAGAACAAAGGCAGTATCGGTACAGCAATTGTACGCGTATTTGCCGTGGTAGCTGCATCAACAGGTTTGAACGAACGCCAATTGAAACAAAGTGGCTTAGAATATGATGTTGTTCACGTGCAAGGTAAAAACCATGCAGGTTACTACCCTAATGCGAGCACTATTTTATTGAAACTTTTATTTAATGCTGCTACTGGTAAAATTTATGGAGCACAATCCATTGGAGAAGATGGTGTAGATAAAAGAATTGATATCATAGCAACAGCTATCAAAGGGGAATTGACTGTTGAAGACTTACCAGAATTAGAATTCACATACGCTCCGCCATTTGGTTCAGCTAAAGATCCTGTTAATATGGCAGGTTATGCAGCAACGAACATGATGGAAGGCTTATCTGAATCTGTTCAATGGCACGAATTAGAACGTATGCAAGAAGAGGGTTGGTTGTTACTAGACGTTCGAACAGAAAGTGAATTAGCAACGGATGGCAAATTAAAAGACGCTCTAAATATTCCGTTAGATGATTTACGTGAGCGTTTAGATGAATTGCCAAAAGAACAACCCATTATTGTTAGCTGTCAAAGTGGCTTACGTAGCTACATTGCAGAACGTATCTTAAAACAAAACGGATTTACTGCTAAAAACTTAGATGGTGCTTTTGCACTTTATTCTGTAGTAAATTCAGAAAAAGTGGCCAACTAA
- a CDS encoding rhodanese-like domain-containing protein produces MFFKKVPSISTKELENKLVEKPQIIDVREPHEFKAGHISGAKNVPLGKVANHVTKGTTYVVYQSGMRSKRATKQLLAKGQDVVNVRGGMSSWAGSVRGGKL; encoded by the coding sequence ATGTTTTTTAAAAAAGTACCATCTATTTCTACAAAAGAGTTAGAAAATAAATTAGTAGAGAAACCGCAAATTATTGATGTTCGTGAGCCTCATGAATTCAAGGCTGGACATATTTCAGGTGCTAAAAACGTTCCGCTTGGGAAAGTTGCAAATCATGTTACAAAAGGAACGACTTACGTTGTATACCAATCTGGGATGCGCAGCAAGAGAGCAACCAAACAATTATTAGCTAAAGGACAAGATGTTGTGAACGTACGTGGCGGAATGTCAAGCTGGGCAGGTTCTGTCAGAGGAGGAAAGTTATAA